A section of the Oenanthe melanoleuca isolate GR-GAL-2019-014 chromosome 6, OMel1.0, whole genome shotgun sequence genome encodes:
- the SFR1 gene encoding swi5-dependent recombination DNA repair protein 1 homolog encodes MEESVLDKLPSLCNTPKDAGAAPAQGTSSGKQQMSAALRERLRKTRRSFNASFTVAKRLKIDTEEKDTAGADTGCLPETSTDCSRLQAGSENLEGNGTGHTCFKSPSQESDPCGPAENLNVLQDDLSQQQSLEEKAKLVKQVQEKEELLRRLKLVKMYRSKNNLSELQALIMKWRSSTQLMLYELQSAFSADGRKVSLTQLIDTFGLEDQLLHYSRTEEDFVDA; translated from the exons ATGGAAGAGTCAGTGCTGGATAAATTGCCATCTTTGTGCAATACTCCAAAGGATGCTGgggcagcacctgcacagggGACTAGTTCAGGAAAACAG caaaTGAGTGCAGCTCTGAGGGAACGATTAAGGAAAACAAGACGTTCATTTAATGCCAGTTTTACAGTGGCAAAGCGGCTCAAAATAGACACTGAAGAGAAAGACACTGCTGGTGCTGACACAGGGTGCTTGCCAGAGACAAGTACAGACTGCTCCAGATTACAAGCTGGGTCTGAAAACCTGGAAGGAAATGGCACTGGACATACATGTTTCAAAAGTCCTTCACAGGAGAGTGATCCCTGTGGACCAGCAGAGAATTTGAATGTGCTACAGGATGATCTTAGTCAGCAGCAGTCCcttgaagaaaaagcaaagctggTGAAACAAGTGCAAGAGAAGGAAGAACTACTTCGTAGGCTCAAACTGGTGAAGATGTATCGATCCAAG AACAACCTGTCTGAGCTGCAGGCTTTGATAATGAAGTGGAGAAGTAGCACCCAGCTGATGCTGTATGAGCTGCAGTCAGCCTTTTCTGCAGATGGCAGGAAAGTGAGTCTCACTCAGCTCATCGATACTTTTGGGTTAGAAGACCAGTTACTGCACTACAGCAGAACAGAAGAGGATTTTGTAGATGCCTAA